The Chryseobacterium sp. 52 genome includes a region encoding these proteins:
- a CDS encoding non-ribosomal peptide synthetase has protein sequence MKIRDYVRNLKEQHIYLKLNEDNIEVESLDEKISDETLQYIASRKSEIVDYLRLLFIEKNDFLQIENVGERAYYPLSYGQKRLWTLSQLSEGNKAYNAQDIYELNGELDIAAFKESFRWLIERHEVLRTVFRGSESGEVFQYILKGEDYFFDIQVKDFTNASNPESELEKYAKDNNEKIFNLEYGPLIEGALIKRANNQYVFIYLMHHIICDGWSRTIIMRDLIHKYNSLVTSDEYDFPNLRIQYKDYSVWQENKFKEEKFDDYKSYWLNQLEGNLSSFTVQGDKLRPKIKTYNGGLITRRINKDYTKKLKKLVNNEGVTLYMGLLSITKTLLYHYTNQTDIIIGCPVAGREHIDLESQIGFYVNTLPIRTRFAGKDTFRQLLKNIARVTTEAYDYQSYPFDKIVDDLKIPIDISGHPLFNIMIALQNNDLVSFNNQVELSNGLEVKMQNSAKNLTSKFDLLFDFVEIGGEIHSTLQYNSDIYHNSTVERMMDHFIQVAASTIDNPDIAVDLLDLVTGSERDKLLHQFNNTTRIYPKDQSIISLFEETVLNNAQNIAISFENDHITYEGLNERANRLAHLFRSEFKIQKGDTIGILKSRSAEYIITVLAILKTGAAYVPLEGEAPNDRLKLIIENSKLGFLISEDSYLEKIVQFTSIDNLKILVVNDSKLCGSDVYEFKHANESHPKRYDLSVQPVENLGIDMQSNDVAYIIHTSGTTGVPKGVIIQHQSVIKLVKEANYISIKPADALLSFSNFSFDGSIFDIFGSLLNGAKLVIPIQQSLSDLIEIDGIIKKEKVTVFFVTTALFNEMVEHSLSGINSVNCILFGGEKVSVRHVDKFKKIYPKVRLLHVYGPTENTTFSTFYEIDKLTENQSTIPIGKAISNTRCYVLNGQGKLRPVGVPGELCLAGDGLSIGYLNDLDLTAAKFIANPLVANEKIYKTGDLVRWTPQGDIEFIGRNDSQVKIRGFRIEISEIEKTILNYKSISEVLVLAQPNPLLEDDIELYAYVIGEEKLDIQKLKSDLGNHLPSYMIPAHFVQIDKMPLNKNGKVDKKKLADFYEALDYVEKDEDKLTTENEFKLAKIWKEILGLEKVGRNDNFFENGGHSLKATKLVNHVYKEFDIKLDLRDLFTSTLLKEQVSLIEEAMASTYIGIKPIQKAEYYSLSASQRRLWILSQFEGGNKAYNICGKYEFEGALDIDALKRAYQSLVERHEVLRTVFRQNDLGEVKQWVFQTKDVKDNFKYLDFSQVADAGEQIKLLVQAESEYEFDLENGPLINATVIQYAPANFIFVFVIHHVIADGWSIPIIIKELSQFYNAYRNGQKPAVEPLRIHYKDFVYWQMEQMNKESYSEARDYWIRQFSGDIPLLEMTLDTERAVMKSFKGGGISFTISKQITEKLKALFANEDTTLFMGLLGLVTVLLNKYTNKEDIIYGTPIAGREHVDLEEQVGFYVNTLPLRVQFEKDKSFRSLLSKIKQITLDAYKYQVYPFDELIKNLDITRQNNRQPLFDIMVTLHNIETDQVDYWQESFTNLKVSPYLEAEHTVSKFDLNFDFRETASETFCMLEYDSDLFTKETITGFIKHFNQIIEQVIIQPDAPVNALNCLAESETNQLLIDFNDTDVWIDPDKTIVDLFEEQVQKTPYATALVCGEKTYTYTDLNKKVNQLARYLETFSLDKNTTVFVHIDRSEWSAICMIAVLKAGAIYVPVDKAWPIHRIDYILKKSDRIVIIADDTKLSSYSEIIIRIDQELPLSKFGNHDLKKKITHDSASYIIYTSGSTGNPKGVRQTHLTLYNLMSWEIMGSGLLHHKKFLQFNSYAFDASLNDVFFALSTGGELHIIKQDIIDNLVLLKDYLIDCKIEILSLPYAVLNTLFNEIDIDFGDHSLQNIISTGEQMYVTGKLREFLIQNPQIVLFNFYGPSETHVVTAVSYSFNKGPVPLKSTIGKPIDNSKIYILNDDGQLVPVGVEGELYIGGSNLALGYDLELQLTSEVFLENTLEENALFYKTGDRAKWLPNGEIEYLGRKDHQVKINGFRIELEEIELALNGHPGIHKAVVLKQKDVAGMNALSAYLVAEEGITIENIRTFLKLSLPEYMIPNTFVVIDKMPLTPTGKIDKRELLLNKGIKMTNDIVYVAARNDIEENLVKMWSNILDVKNIGVRDNFFSLGGHSLKATIVLTRIYAVYGIKLSVETFFQFPTIEHLSDHISDRVEAKKQKSEENKNTDVESFLI, from the coding sequence ATGAAAATAAGAGATTACGTAAGAAACCTGAAAGAACAGCACATTTATCTGAAGCTAAATGAAGACAATATAGAAGTCGAATCTTTAGATGAGAAAATCTCAGATGAAACCCTTCAATATATAGCAAGCAGAAAAAGTGAGATCGTTGATTACCTCAGGTTGTTGTTTATTGAGAAAAATGATTTTCTGCAAATTGAAAATGTTGGTGAAAGGGCTTATTATCCGCTGTCTTACGGACAAAAAAGATTATGGACACTATCACAGTTGTCTGAGGGAAATAAAGCATACAATGCTCAGGACATCTATGAGCTCAACGGCGAGCTGGATATTGCCGCTTTCAAAGAGTCATTCAGGTGGTTGATCGAAAGGCATGAAGTATTGCGGACTGTTTTCAGAGGAAGCGAATCGGGTGAAGTATTTCAATACATTCTGAAAGGAGAAGATTACTTTTTTGATATACAGGTTAAAGATTTTACAAATGCATCTAATCCTGAATCTGAACTCGAAAAATATGCAAAGGATAATAATGAGAAAATATTTAATCTTGAGTATGGTCCGCTAATAGAAGGAGCATTAATAAAAAGAGCAAACAATCAGTATGTGTTTATATACCTGATGCACCATATCATATGTGATGGCTGGTCAAGAACCATTATAATGAGGGATCTTATACATAAGTATAACTCATTGGTCACCAGCGATGAATATGATTTTCCAAACCTCAGAATCCAATATAAAGACTACTCCGTATGGCAGGAAAATAAATTTAAAGAAGAAAAATTTGACGATTATAAAAGCTATTGGCTAAATCAGTTGGAAGGGAACCTCTCTTCATTTACCGTACAGGGTGACAAATTGCGTCCGAAGATTAAAACCTACAATGGAGGCCTCATCACAAGGAGAATCAACAAAGATTATACAAAGAAGCTCAAGAAACTGGTCAATAATGAGGGCGTAACCCTATACATGGGGCTTTTGTCAATAACAAAGACATTGCTTTATCATTATACAAATCAAACCGATATTATCATCGGATGCCCGGTTGCAGGAAGAGAGCATATTGACTTGGAAAGCCAGATCGGTTTTTATGTAAATACATTGCCTATCCGAACCCGTTTTGCAGGCAAAGATACTTTCAGGCAACTTTTAAAGAACATTGCAAGAGTTACTACTGAAGCCTATGATTATCAATCTTATCCATTTGATAAAATCGTTGATGATTTAAAGATCCCAATAGATATTAGCGGCCATCCGCTGTTTAATATCATGATCGCCTTACAAAATAATGATTTGGTAAGTTTCAACAACCAGGTTGAATTGTCAAACGGGCTAGAGGTGAAGATGCAGAACAGTGCTAAAAATCTAACCAGTAAATTTGACTTATTATTTGATTTTGTTGAAATTGGGGGAGAAATCCATTCTACTCTTCAATACAATAGTGATATCTACCACAATTCAACGGTTGAGCGTATGATGGATCATTTTATCCAGGTGGCGGCCTCAACAATCGACAATCCAGATATTGCTGTTGACTTGCTCGATCTTGTTACTGGGAGTGAGCGCGATAAGCTGTTGCATCAATTCAATAATACAACCAGAATCTACCCAAAAGACCAGTCGATTATTTCCTTGTTTGAAGAAACTGTATTGAATAATGCACAAAATATAGCCATCTCTTTCGAAAATGACCATATTACTTATGAAGGTCTTAACGAAAGGGCAAATAGGCTGGCTCATTTATTCCGGTCTGAATTTAAAATTCAAAAAGGTGACACTATTGGCATTCTCAAAAGTAGAAGTGCGGAGTATATCATAACGGTACTGGCTATATTAAAAACAGGAGCTGCATATGTGCCGTTGGAAGGCGAAGCGCCAAATGACCGTTTAAAACTGATCATCGAAAACAGTAAACTTGGGTTTCTGATCAGTGAAGATAGTTATCTTGAAAAAATAGTTCAATTTACATCGATCGACAATTTAAAAATATTGGTTGTCAATGATTCAAAATTATGTGGTTCAGATGTTTATGAATTCAAACATGCAAATGAAAGCCATCCAAAAAGATATGACCTGTCTGTACAACCAGTTGAAAATCTAGGAATTGATATGCAGTCAAATGACGTAGCTTATATCATTCACACCTCAGGAACAACTGGTGTGCCTAAAGGTGTGATAATTCAGCATCAAAGTGTCATTAAACTAGTGAAAGAGGCAAACTATATTTCAATAAAACCTGCCGATGCATTACTTAGTTTCTCTAATTTTTCTTTTGACGGCTCAATATTTGATATTTTCGGATCCTTGCTCAATGGCGCGAAACTTGTCATTCCTATACAGCAATCCTTGTCTGATTTAATAGAGATCGATGGCATCATCAAAAAGGAAAAAGTAACCGTTTTCTTTGTAACGACAGCATTATTCAATGAAATGGTAGAACACAGCCTGTCTGGAATTAACAGCGTAAATTGTATATTGTTTGGTGGTGAAAAGGTTTCAGTTAGACATGTTGATAAATTTAAGAAAATATATCCGAAAGTGCGATTGCTGCACGTATACGGACCAACCGAAAACACTACTTTTTCTACTTTTTATGAGATTGATAAGTTGACCGAAAATCAATCTACGATTCCAATCGGAAAAGCAATATCGAATACCCGCTGTTATGTGCTCAACGGGCAAGGAAAACTTCGCCCGGTTGGCGTACCTGGGGAACTTTGCCTGGCCGGTGATGGATTAAGCATTGGTTATTTAAACGATCTAGATTTGACGGCTGCAAAATTTATAGCAAATCCTCTGGTTGCAAATGAAAAAATTTATAAGACAGGAGATCTTGTAAGATGGACACCACAGGGCGACATTGAATTCATTGGCCGTAACGACAGCCAGGTAAAAATTAGAGGATTTCGTATTGAAATATCTGAAATTGAAAAAACAATCTTAAACTATAAATCTATATCGGAAGTACTTGTATTGGCGCAGCCGAACCCTTTACTGGAAGATGATATCGAGTTATATGCTTATGTAATTGGAGAAGAAAAGCTGGATATACAAAAGCTTAAAAGTGATCTAGGCAATCATCTGCCTTCTTATATGATCCCGGCTCATTTTGTGCAGATAGATAAAATGCCACTTAATAAAAATGGTAAAGTAGACAAAAAAAAATTAGCAGACTTTTATGAGGCACTTGATTATGTAGAAAAAGATGAAGATAAACTGACCACTGAAAATGAGTTCAAACTAGCCAAAATATGGAAAGAAATCCTCGGCTTGGAAAAAGTAGGCCGCAACGACAACTTTTTTGAAAATGGAGGGCACAGCTTAAAAGCAACGAAACTCGTAAACCACGTATACAAAGAATTCGACATAAAGTTAGATTTAAGGGATTTGTTTACCAGTACATTGCTCAAAGAGCAGGTCAGTCTCATTGAAGAGGCGATGGCATCAACTTATATCGGCATCAAGCCGATCCAGAAAGCAGAATATTACAGTTTGTCTGCCTCACAACGAAGATTGTGGATCTTAAGCCAGTTTGAAGGAGGAAATAAAGCATATAATATCTGTGGGAAATATGAATTTGAAGGCGCATTGGATATTGATGCGTTAAAAAGAGCATATCAAAGCCTGGTAGAAAGACATGAAGTCCTAAGAACGGTCTTCAGGCAAAACGATCTGGGTGAAGTAAAGCAATGGGTATTTCAAACAAAAGATGTAAAGGATAACTTTAAATATTTAGACTTTTCTCAGGTGGCTGATGCCGGTGAACAAATAAAATTATTGGTTCAGGCTGAATCTGAATACGAATTCGATCTTGAAAACGGGCCGCTAATCAATGCAACTGTGATCCAGTATGCCCCTGCAAATTTTATCTTCGTATTTGTAATACATCATGTTATTGCTGATGGCTGGTCGATTCCAATCATCATCAAAGAGCTTTCGCAATTTTACAATGCTTATAGAAATGGCCAAAAACCGGCAGTTGAACCGCTCCGAATTCATTATAAGGATTTTGTGTATTGGCAGATGGAGCAAATGAACAAAGAAAGCTATTCTGAGGCCAGAGACTACTGGATCAGACAGTTTTCGGGTGATATACCGCTGCTCGAAATGACACTCGATACAGAAAGGGCGGTGATGAAATCTTTTAAAGGTGGCGGCATCAGTTTTACGATTTCGAAGCAAATCACAGAAAAGCTAAAAGCTCTTTTTGCAAATGAGGATACGACATTGTTCATGGGGCTTTTGGGGCTCGTTACGGTTTTATTAAACAAGTATACTAATAAGGAAGATATTATTTATGGGACTCCGATTGCAGGAAGAGAACATGTTGACCTCGAAGAACAAGTGGGCTTTTATGTGAATACGTTGCCTTTAAGAGTACAATTTGAAAAAGACAAATCGTTCCGATCGTTGTTAAGCAAGATTAAGCAGATCACACTTGATGCTTACAAATATCAGGTGTATCCATTTGACGAATTGATAAAGAACCTTGACATCACAAGGCAAAACAACAGACAGCCGCTGTTCGACATTATGGTTACGCTGCACAATATAGAAACCGATCAGGTAGATTACTGGCAGGAATCTTTTACCAATTTAAAAGTATCTCCTTATCTAGAAGCGGAACACACGGTAAGTAAATTCGACCTTAATTTCGATTTCAGAGAAACGGCATCTGAAACCTTTTGTATGCTTGAATATGATAGTGACCTCTTTACCAAAGAAACCATTACTGGGTTTATAAAACATTTTAACCAAATTATTGAGCAGGTTATAATACAGCCGGATGCGCCAGTAAACGCGTTGAATTGTCTTGCTGAAAGTGAAACAAACCAGTTGTTGATCGATTTTAACGATACTGATGTATGGATCGATCCGGATAAAACCATTGTGGATTTATTTGAAGAGCAAGTACAAAAAACGCCTTATGCAACAGCGCTCGTATGCGGTGAAAAAACATATACCTATACCGATTTAAACAAAAAAGTAAATCAGTTGGCTCGTTATCTTGAAACTTTTTCATTAGATAAAAACACAACTGTTTTTGTTCATATTGACAGATCAGAATGGTCGGCAATTTGTATGATTGCCGTTCTAAAGGCAGGCGCCATATACGTACCTGTTGACAAAGCGTGGCCAATTCACAGAATTGATTACATCCTTAAAAAGTCTGATCGGATAGTGATTATTGCAGATGATACTAAATTGTCAAGCTATTCAGAAATAATCATCAGAATTGACCAAGAATTGCCTTTAAGCAAGTTTGGAAATCATGATCTTAAGAAAAAAATAACACATGATTCTGCATCATACATTATTTATACCTCGGGATCTACAGGAAATCCCAAAGGTGTAAGGCAAACTCATTTAACGTTGTATAATTTAATGAGCTGGGAAATCATGGGATCAGGACTGCTGCACCACAAAAAATTCCTACAGTTCAATTCGTATGCTTTCGACGCTTCCCTGAACGATGTTTTTTTTGCATTGTCAACTGGCGGCGAGCTTCATATTATAAAGCAAGATATTATTGACAATCTGGTTCTGTTAAAAGACTACTTAATTGACTGTAAAATTGAAATACTGAGCTTGCCATATGCGGTGTTGAACACGCTATTTAATGAAATCGATATTGATTTTGGAGACCATTCACTACAAAATATTATTTCTACCGGTGAGCAAATGTATGTTACCGGAAAATTGAGAGAATTCCTGATACAAAATCCACAGATTGTGCTTTTTAACTTCTATGGGCCTAGCGAAACGCATGTAGTAACTGCAGTATCCTATAGTTTTAACAAAGGTCCTGTACCTTTAAAATCAACAATAGGAAAGCCTATAGATAACAGTAAAATATACATTTTAAATGATGACGGGCAATTGGTTCCGGTAGGAGTTGAGGGCGAATTGTATATTGGAGGTAGCAATTTAGCGCTGGGTTACGATTTGGAATTACAACTCACTTCCGAAGTTTTCCTGGAGAATACATTAGAAGAAAATGCATTGTTTTATAAAACAGGAGATAGGGCCAAGTGGTTGCCAAATGGAGAAATTGAATACCTCGGGCGAAAAGACCACCAGGTTAAAATAAACGGCTTCCGGATCGAGCTTGAAGAAATCGAACTTGCTTTAAATGGCCATCCCGGTATACATAAAGCAGTTGTCCTGAAGCAAAAAGATGTAGCAGGGATGAATGCACTTTCAGCATATTTAGTGGCAGAAGAAGGCATTACTATAGAAAATATCAGAACATTCCTTAAATTATCATTACCGGAATATATGATTCCCAACACTTTTGTTGTTATCGATAAGATGCCATTGACTCCAACAGGCAAAATTGATAAAAGGGAACTTTTGTTAAACAAAGGCATCAAAATGACCAATGACATTGTCTATGTGGCAGCCCGTAATGATATCGAGGAAAATTTAGTCAAAATGTGGAGCAATATCCTGGATGTGAAAAATATAGGGGTTAGAGACAATTTCTTTTCTCTTGGCGGGCATAGCCTGAAAGCGACCATTGTGTTGACAAGGATTTATGCTGTTTATGGCATTAAACTTTCTGTTGAAACATTTTTCCAGTTTCCTACCATTGAGCATTTGTCAGACCATATTAGCGATCGGGTGGAGGCTAAGAAACAGAAAAGCGAAGAAAATAAAAATACCGATGTGGAAAGCTTTTTAATATAA